The DNA sequence CGGAGAAGATGCTTGCTTGTTCCCTGGGTCCAGTACCTTTAGCAGCAAGTAATTATAAGAAGATATTCATCGAGGGTCCGTTTTCCATATTAGAAATATAAAAGatcgaaattataaattacagtTGCTGCATGAAGACCCAAGATAATCTCTCTTCCAGCTGGCTTAGATCAGATAAAGATAAGAAAGACTCCATCTCAGGCGCCTATAAATATACCAATCTTCTGTTAAATTCACTAGCTGCTTTCTACGCAAGTTTTACCACCACGCTCATACATTAACCTAGTCTGCTCTCAAGTCTTAAGGTTTCAGCATCGTCGTGAATTAGTTATGGCCTTGAAGCTTCCCCCAGGCTATAAATTTTGCCCAAGTGACAAACAGTTGTTGGAGGACTACTTGAAACCCAAGATTCAGGGTACCCTTTCTTTGGATGTCATCCAGGACAAGGAGATTTACGGTCCCAACGCCAATCCATGGGAGATCTTCAGTGACTCGTCCACTCAATGGATAATTTCTGGTAAACAAAAATCTGTTTATGTCTTTACTCGTTTAACAAAGATGGCAGATAAGGAATCATCTGGTGAGGGGAGTGAAGGACACTATGTGAGGACAGCAGGTTGTGGTACGTGGCACGTTGAAACGGGTCGTAAGGCCGTCATGGATGTTAATAATATTCCTATTGGGGAGAAGAGGATGTTGGTTTTTCAGATTAGTGATACTAATGGATTGAAGAATGGAGTTGAGTATTATTGGAACATGCATGAGTATCTTTTGAAGGGGATTGAGGATTATGTGGTTTGTCGGATCACTCTTGATACAATGAAAACTGTCAAGGTTTGCCCCAAAGAGGTTTCTGGAAGACGTGGCAGTGCTAAGTCTAAAGCAAACAAGAAATCCGCGACTACTTCTAATAGTAAGGATGGGAGGGAAAAGGCGGTGTTGGTTGATAGTTTCTGCGATCCAAGAAAGGAGGTGGCCTCTAATATTGATGATTCTAGTACGTGTGGATTCAGTTATGAGAATCAGAGATGTGGTGAAGAGAGGATTGAGATGGTCAATCAGAACCTGTTGGCCTTGACGAATACCCTATGTCTCGATGGTTCTGACCACAGATCAATCCTTAATGAAGGTATGCCACAATATGATGATGCAAGGGGGACGTCTAGTGTTGAAAAACCAGAGGGTCAGGGGCTGAATGTACTTAATGATGATCAGGGACTCAACAATGAAGAAGCCGCCCAACCAGTGAT is a window from the Daucus carota subsp. sativus chromosome 8, DH1 v3.0, whole genome shotgun sequence genome containing:
- the LOC108198412 gene encoding NAC domain-containing protein 82-like, producing MALKLPPGYKFCPSDKQLLEDYLKPKIQGTLSLDVIQDKEIYGPNANPWEIFSDSSTQWIISGKQKSVYVFTRLTKMADKESSGEGSEGHYVRTAGCGTWHVETGRKAVMDVNNIPIGEKRMLVFQISDTNGLKNGVEYYWNMHEYLLKGIEDYVVCRITLDTMKTVKVCPKEVSGRRGSAKSKANKKSATTSNSKDGREKAVLVDSFCDPRKEVASNIDDSSTCGFSYENQRCGEERIEMVNQNLLALTNTLCLDGSDHRSILNEGMPQYDDARGTSSVEKPEGQGLNVLNDDQGLNNEEAAQPVICMGEGFQNMGTVLSDFNGGSEDEVYLDLEDINIIGDDFWSDADNVPMMDQPLPNRDVPLNLEDLLDAGSWSDLLEELGQDDNNVDNVPMMDQPLPNSDLSLNFEDLLDAGSWSDLLEKLGQVNNNVQERQQQQWQQPTQNISCGLGKRKSFEAEEAGPAKKSCI